One Natrinema longum genomic window, CCGTTCCGGTCGTGGGAAGCGATTGAGGGGGCGCGTCGCCATACTACTTTGAGGACGGCCCGAGTTGGGGAGTGTATGTGGTCGATCACCACTGTACAGACCAATACTCTCGGAGTCGGGGGATCGCCATGACGACACCCCCCGACGACGACTCGATCCGCCCGTTCGAGGTGTCGGTCGATCGAGACGAGATCGACGACCTCCGGCGGCGGCTGGAACGGACGCGCTGGCCCGACCAACTCCCCGACTCGGGGTGGGAATACGGGACCGAACGCGAGTCGCTCCGGGAACTCTGCGAGTACTGGCACGAGGAGTTCGACTGGGCGGCGTTCGAGGATCGGTGCAACGAATTCGAGCAGTACGAGACGACGATCGACGGCCAGCGGGTCCACTTCTATCACGTTCGCTCGCCCGAGCCGGACGCGACGCCGCTCGTCCTGAGCCACGGCTGGCCGGGTTCGGTCGCGGAGTTCCTCGACGTGCTCGGGCCGCTCGCGGATCCGGCGGCCCACGGCGGCAACCGGGCGGACGCGTTCCACGTCGTCGCGCCGTCGCTCCCGGGATTTGGCTTTTCCGGCCCCACCAGCGAGCAGGGGTACGACGTCCCGCGGGTAGCGGACACCGTCGCCGAACTGATGGATCGGCTCGGCTACGACCGATACGTCGCACAGGGTGGCGACTGGGGTGGGCTGGTCACCGCCTTGCTGGGTGCGAACTATCCCGACCGCGTCGAGGCGATTCACACGAACATGCTCTTCGTGAATCCGTCGTCGCTCGAGGCAGAGGACCCGACGGAACTCCTTGACGAGCAAGGGTGGGCCGACTACGAGGCGACCGCGGAGTTCCGCGACGGAGAGACCGCGTATCACGAGATTCAGGCGACCAAACCACAGAGTCTTGCGTACGGACTCACCGACTCGCCGGCCGGACTCGCTGGCTGGATCGTCGAGAAGTTCCGGACCTGGAGCGACTGCGACGGCGACCTCGACGCTCACTTCGATCGCGACCGGCTGCTCGACAACCTCAGCGTCTACTGGCTCACGGGGACGATCAACTCCTCGATGCGGATCTACTACGAGACGGACGTGGGAGCGGCGACGCCGGACGCCGTCGACGTGCCGACTGGCCACGCCCGCTATCCGGCGGAAGTGTACAAGACGCCCCGCGCCTGGGCGGAGGCGGTCTACGATATCCGTCACTGGTGCGAGATGCCCGAGGGTGGCCACTTCGCGGCGATGGAAGTTCCCGATCTCTTCGTCGACGACCTGCGGTCGTTTCTCGGCGAGTTCGACTGAGAGAGGCGAGGCGAGCGCCCTCGAGCCCGCGCCGGGACGCAACGCAAAAGTAGCGGATCCGCATACGGTTCGACGATGACGCTCTCGGAGGAGGCCCAGGACCGGTTGGCGGACGTGGTGGAGCTACAGCCGACGAAGAATTCCGAACTCCAGGAGCGCTGGGGAATGGACAGCGGCAGCGAGGTCCACCAGTACTTAGAGAACGAACTCGGCGACTACTACTTCCGGGACGACAACAGCCTGATCCGCGCGACCGCGGAGGCGGCCGATCTGGTCGACGTCGAACCGGGCATCGAGAGCGATCCCGAGTCCGACGGCGTCCCCTCCAAGATCCGCGTGCCCGAACTACAGGCCCGGATCGTCGCGGTACTGGCGGGTCCCGAGGAGCGATCCGAGAGCGTCGTCTCGGTGCTCCACAAGCTCCGAGACGAGTACGACGTCGATCCCGAGGCCGAGGCCGTCCGTTCGGGCCTCCAGAGCCTGCGCCGGAAGGGCGTCGTCGAGGTCGAGTACCGCACCGTCCCCACGTTTCGGCTGGTGGTCGAGCGCGACGACCTCGAGGTCGCCGTCTCCGATTGACGCCTCGGTCGGGACGCGTTATACCCCCGGTCGCCGTCGCCGCCGGCGTTCCGCGAGGAGTTGCTGGACCCGTTTTCCGGGCCCGCCCTCGATCGGCCAGCCGCGGGTACGCCAGACCGGCGGCTCGGGTTCGAACTCGTCACAGGTGCCGGAACACTCGGCGGCCGTCTGGGAGCAGCCCTTGGCGGCGCAGTGGGGGCGCGCCTGCACACCGTCTCGAGCGCACAACTCGAAGTATCGGCAGTCGGGACGCATCGTGTCGACGAACGACCGCCAGCCGC contains:
- a CDS encoding epoxide hydrolase family protein: MTTPPDDDSIRPFEVSVDRDEIDDLRRRLERTRWPDQLPDSGWEYGTERESLRELCEYWHEEFDWAAFEDRCNEFEQYETTIDGQRVHFYHVRSPEPDATPLVLSHGWPGSVAEFLDVLGPLADPAAHGGNRADAFHVVAPSLPGFGFSGPTSEQGYDVPRVADTVAELMDRLGYDRYVAQGGDWGGLVTALLGANYPDRVEAIHTNMLFVNPSSLEAEDPTELLDEQGWADYEATAEFRDGETAYHEIQATKPQSLAYGLTDSPAGLAGWIVEKFRTWSDCDGDLDAHFDRDRLLDNLSVYWLTGTINSSMRIYYETDVGAATPDAVDVPTGHARYPAEVYKTPRAWAEAVYDIRHWCEMPEGGHFAAMEVPDLFVDDLRSFLGEFD
- a CDS encoding DUF5797 family protein codes for the protein MTLSEEAQDRLADVVELQPTKNSELQERWGMDSGSEVHQYLENELGDYYFRDDNSLIRATAEAADLVDVEPGIESDPESDGVPSKIRVPELQARIVAVLAGPEERSESVVSVLHKLRDEYDVDPEAEAVRSGLQSLRRKGVVEVEYRTVPTFRLVVERDDLEVAVSD